CCGATCCTCAACGGTGCCGGCCTCTGCAGTCCGCAAACTGTGCTCCACCGCAAAATCCAATAGGCTGGGGGCCGTCTGATGCAGCGCCGTAAACCCCTCAGCGCCATATTTCCGGACATAGGTGTCAGGATCTTCACCTTCCGGCAACGACACCACCTTGACGCTGAGCCCGCTGTTGACGAACAAATCCAGTGTCCGCAGGGCAGCTCTGACTCCCGCCTGATCCGGATCGAACAACAGTACGACATTCGACGCGAACCGCCTGATCACGGCAATATGCTCAGGGGTCAAGGCGGTACCCAACGTGGCCGCGACATGGCGGATCCCGGCCTGATGGAGGGCCACCGCATCGAAATAACCTTCGACGATGATCAGCGTCTGCTGCTGCCCTGCCGCATCACGAGCCGCCTCCAAGGCAAACAGTGTGTGTCCCTTCTTAAACAAGGGCGTTTCAGGCGAATTCAGATATTTGGGCGTCCCCTCCCCTACAATACGCCCGCCGAAGGCCACGATGCGCTTCCGCAAATCGACGATAGGAAACATCACGCGGGAGCGGAAACGATCGTAATGCCCGGACGCTCCGGTTTTCGGCGCACTGCCCTGATCCCGGGGAAGTGAAAGCCCGGCAGCAACAAGATCCGCCGCGACGAACCCCTCCTTGAGCATGGCCTTAGTCAATCCGTCCCATTCGGGCGGAGCAAACCCGATCTTGAACTGCTCGGACGTGTTGAGCTGTATGCCACGGCTTTCGAGATAGACGCGAGCCTGGGCTCCCGCCGCACCCTCCACCAGCATCCGTCGATACCAGGCCCCGGCTGCCGCGTTCAATCGTTCCAATCGACCAAGCTGTGCGCGTACTTCATTGGAATATCCACCGCTCGATTCCGGAACATCGACCCCCACCTTGCGCCCCAGATCTCGCACAATTTCGGGGAAAGCCGCCCCGGTCAGTTTCATGAGGAATGTGTAGACATTGCCCCCGGCCCCGCAGCCGAAACAATGGAAGATCTGTCGCGAAGAACTGACTGTGAAGGAGGGAGACTTCTCTTGATGGAACGGACAGAGGCCCTTAAGATTCTGCCCGGCCCGCGTCAATGCCACATGTTGGCCCACGATCTCCGCGATGTCCACTCGGTCTCTGATTTGGTTGATGACGTCGTCCGAAATCAGGCCTTGGCCCACGGCGGTCCTCGCTAGTGCCCGCAGGGATCCCACCGGTCGGATACCCAGTTGGATGCCTTTGACGCGATTGAAAGTTGACCGTTCACCCTAACAAACGGTCCCCACAAGTGTCAATCGAGTTGGCGAACCGCTTACCCCGGAGGCCAGCCCATAGGCCTTCCGCCGAGCACATGCAGGTGGAGATGAAACACGGTCTGTCCACTGTCCGCCCCCGTGTTAGTGACGATACGATAGCCGGATCCGTTCAGCTTCCGAGCCCGCGCCACCTCCGCACAGGTCAACAGGAGCTTCCCCAGCAATGCCTGATCGCCGTCTGCACAATCCTGGACTGCCGCGACATGTCGTTTGGGGATCACCAGGATGTGGACGGGGGCCTGGGCATTGATGTCTTCGAACGCCAGCACCTGGTCATCCTGATGGACAATCTTTGCCGGAATCGTACCGGCCACAATGCGACAGAAAATGCAGTTATCCACCTGCTCTCCCTCCCGGCTCCGGCCTGATCCCAGACTTCCCGAACCGGGAGCCTAACTCACGATACACATCGCCAAGCGTCACATCGTGATAGCCCAACACGAGAAGCGTGTGAAAGAGCAGGTCGGCGGTTTCGTAGACGATCTCCTCTCGCTTCCCGTTCTTGGCAGCGATGATCACTTCACCCGCCTCTTCGGCCACTTTCTTCAAAATCCGGTCAGCCCCGCCCTGCAGCAGCTTCGAGACATATGAATCAGGCTGTGGGGTGGCCTTCCGCTCCAGGATAGTCTGGTAAATGCGCTCCAGGATCCCTCCACCGGCATCCTGAGTCTTCGTCTCACCGGCTTGCCCCTGCTCTGTCATCCTGGCAAAAAAACAGGCGCGCTCACCGGTATGACAGGTTGGCCCAACCGGTTCCACCTTCACAAGGATGGTGTCATGATCACAATCGACAAAGAGATCTTTCACCCGCAGCACATGGCCGGACGACTCCCCTTTCTGCCACAACGTTTGGCGTGAGCGACTCCAAAAGTGAACAAACCTCGTCTCCAGCGTCTTGGTGATGGCCTGCTGGTTCATGAAACCCACCATCAAGACGGTCCCATCCAGCCAATCTTGAATCACGGCAGGAAGCAGCCCCTGCCTGTCAAACGTCAAATCCCGACGGTCCTGTGTCATCACGCCTGCTCCTGCGGGACGACCCCGAGCCGGACGGGCACGCCGCGTTCCCGCAAATAGGCCTTGGCCTGCTGAATCGTATGCGTTCGGTAGTGGAATATCGAGGCAGCCAACACGGCATCGGCCTTTCCCTTGACCAGCCCATCGTACAAATGCTCCAAGGTTCCTACCCCTCCCGAGGCGATCACCGGAATCGTGAGGCGCTCGGACACCGCGGCCGTCAACGCCAAATCGTACCCATTTTGCCGACCGTCTTGATCCATGCTGGTCAGCAGAATCTCCCCGGCGCCATATCCTTCCATGCGCTGAGCCCATTCCACTGCATCCAACCCGGTAGCCTTCCGCCCGCCATGTGTATACACCTGCCACTGTCCGCCGGACTCATTCCGTTTGGCATCGATGGCCACCACGATGCACTGCGTGCCGAACCGTTGCGCCGCCTCACGTACAAATTCCGGCTGCTGAACAGCCGTGGTGTTGATACTCACTTTGTCGGCCCCGGCATTGAGTAATGCACGAATGTCGTCCAGTGTGCGCACACCGCCGCCCACCGTGACCGGCATGAAAACCTGGGCAGCCGTCTGCTCCACCACGCCAATAATAGTTTTGCGATTTTCGTGTGAGGCCGTAATATCCAGGAAGCACAATTCGTCCGCCCCTTCACGGTCGTAAATGGTGGCCACCTCCACGGGATCCCCGGCATCGCGCAAATTCACAAAGCTCACGCCCTTGACGACCCGACCATCCTTGACGTCCAGACATGGAATGATGCGCTTGGTCAACATATGAATGTGTGACGCGTGAAACGTGAAACGTGAAACGAACCGGTTCTCTCTCCAACCCTCACAGAAAATCCTCAACGATTCCGGATGGCTGCAACCGCCGCCGCGTAGTCCAACTTACCATCATACAGCGCTTTCCCGACAATGGCCCCCTCGACACGCGGACCAAGCGCCTGCACCGCCTGCAAATCCTCCACCCGCGTGATGCCGCCTGAGGCAATGACTGGCAATGAGGAACTCTCCACGACCTCCCGCAGCGCCGCCAGATTCGGCCCACTCAACATGCCGTCGCGTGCAATATCCGTATAGATGACGGCACCCAGCTCATGGGCGGCAAGCTCCTTGAGTAGGTCGATGGCCCTGGTCTCCGACACCGTGGTCCACCCTTTCACCGCCACCTTGCCGTCTCGCGCATCAAGTCCCAGGAGAATCCGGCGAGGAAATTCACGACAAGCCTGCGCGAGAAATGCTCGATCAGTGAGGGCGGCCGTCCCGAGCACCACTCGCGCCACTCCCGCTTGAAGATATGTCCTGACCGTCTCGATGGTTCTGATGCCACCTCCGACTTGCACCTTCACACTCACCGTCTTCATCACCGCTTGGATTTGAGACAGGTTCTTCGGTTCACCATCGACTGCGCCATTGAGATCGACGACATGAATGAGGTCGGCCCCCTGTTCCTGCCACCGTCGCGCGACCGAAGGTACGTCCTCCGAATACACGGTTTCCGCCGCCATATCACCCTGCCGCAACCGCACGCAACGCCCGTCCTTCAGATCAATCGCCGGAATCACACGCATGCATTCACCTGCCACAAATCCACTATGGAGTCCCCCCGGCCGCCCCACCGTAGGGGAAGACCTCCGCCAATTCGGAAGCCCCATACGCCGCCAACTCATCCGCAGTCACAAATCCACCGGATCGCTGAATGAAGCCGATAAAATCTTCTGTCATAGGCCGCTGTTTTTCGTAATAATTACCTTCCCACAAGACCATCCCGTCTGGTGCCACCAGCTTCACTTCGAACCCCACAGCGGCGGGTGGATCCGCTCCCAGCCGGCTCCCCACACGCTCTTGATAGACCAGCACCTTCCCAATTAATGCCGCATCGGCCCCCAGACGCTGAGCGATTTTATGAGCGGGGGGCGCCTCAGCCGCAGCCCCGCCGGAAAGGTCTCGCGCCGCGGACCTCGCGTCGTTGGGAGAGAGCACGCGCAAGCCTGGCTTGGCCTTCAGTTTCGCCCACAACAACTCGGTAATTTTTTCGCCGGCGGCCGGTGGGACGACCTGCGTCCGGCGGACATATTGATCGGTCGCCAGTGAGCCACTTGCCGCCATGTCAGACCGTCGCGCTCCGGAAGGCACCGAAAATGCGGGACCGCCGGCATCAACAATCTGAGGCGTCGCGATGGTATCGAACGGAATCAGGACGATTGTACGGACCGGATATTTCCCTGCTTGAGCAGAAATCTTGGTCGTCACCTTCGTCCCGCTGCAGCCGACGATGAGTAGGGCGGTCAGCAACGCCGGCAGACAGCGAAACACCCGCGCGCTCACGTCCAGGCACCGAAATTCTTGATGAGCTGCAGGCCGACTGCTTGGCTTTTTTCGGGATGGAACTGGCAGGCGACCACGTTGTCTTTCCATACCGCCGAGACGAACGGCTTTCCATATTCAGTCACGGTTGCGATGATCGTCGAATCCACAGGTTCGACATAGTAGGAGTGCACGAAGTAGTAGTAGCTGCCTGGCGCAATACCTACCAATGGAGGCGCGGGCCGGACGACCTGAATTTCATTCCACCCCATATGCGGAACTTTCAGGGAGGGATCCAGCGAAAATTTTTTGACGCGGCCGGGAATGAGGCCAAGCCCCTTGTGGGTTCCGAACTCTTCGCTCTCCGTGAACAGCAGCTGGAGTCCCAGGCAAATGCCCAGAAACGGTTTACCCGACTGGATCGCGACCTGAATGGGGGTGATTAATTCATACCGTTCGAGATTCGCCATGCAATCCCCGAACGCTCCCACACCAGGCAACACGACATGACTGGCATTCGCAATGGCTCGAGGCTCACGCGT
The sequence above is drawn from the Nitrospira defluvii genome and encodes:
- the dnaG gene encoding DNA primase; amino-acid sequence: MGQGLISDDVINQIRDRVDIAEIVGQHVALTRAGQNLKGLCPFHQEKSPSFTVSSSRQIFHCFGCGAGGNVYTFLMKLTGAAFPEIVRDLGRKVGVDVPESSGGYSNEVRAQLGRLERLNAAAGAWYRRMLVEGAAGAQARVYLESRGIQLNTSEQFKIGFAPPEWDGLTKAMLKEGFVAADLVAAGLSLPRDQGSAPKTGASGHYDRFRSRVMFPIVDLRKRIVAFGGRIVGEGTPKYLNSPETPLFKKGHTLFALEAARDAAGQQQTLIIVEGYFDAVALHQAGIRHVAATLGTALTPEHIAVIRRFASNVVLLFDPDQAGVRAALRTLDLFVNSGLSVKVVSLPEGEDPDTYVRKYGAEGFTALHQTAPSLLDFAVEHSLRTAEAGTVEDRIRAVDAVLRILQKSAHPIEREERIRLVAERLGLSQQRLIDRYPTLAAQEQRRPEREAKVPSPAGPSKLKGNPEERDLVHLLVQGSLSAEDLGKLSPEAFSVPAYRRLIHCAMQHLGQDGRVSVRDLLDALIHDEECGTLISELSMLEQHYDDVPAHIAGCLETLERRGRERTMGALIQELKAAERERREDDVHRLNRLINDMRIRKAGVAPVALTSAVKE
- a CDS encoding histidine triad nucleotide-binding protein — encoded protein: MDNCIFCRIVAGTIPAKIVHQDDQVLAFEDINAQAPVHILVIPKRHVAAVQDCADGDQALLGKLLLTCAEVARARKLNGSGYRIVTNTGADSGQTVFHLHLHVLGGRPMGWPPG
- the hisIE gene encoding bifunctional phosphoribosyl-AMP cyclohydrolase/phosphoribosyl-ATP diphosphatase HisIE, coding for MTQDRRDLTFDRQGLLPAVIQDWLDGTVLMVGFMNQQAITKTLETRFVHFWSRSRQTLWQKGESSGHVLRVKDLFVDCDHDTILVKVEPVGPTCHTGERACFFARMTEQGQAGETKTQDAGGGILERIYQTILERKATPQPDSYVSKLLQGGADRILKKVAEEAGEVIIAAKNGKREEIVYETADLLFHTLLVLGYHDVTLGDVYRELGSRFGKSGIRPEPGGRAGG
- the hisF gene encoding imidazole glycerol phosphate synthase subunit HisF; this encodes MLTKRIIPCLDVKDGRVVKGVSFVNLRDAGDPVEVATIYDREGADELCFLDITASHENRKTIIGVVEQTAAQVFMPVTVGGGVRTLDDIRALLNAGADKVSINTTAVQQPEFVREAAQRFGTQCIVVAIDAKRNESGGQWQVYTHGGRKATGLDAVEWAQRMEGYGAGEILLTSMDQDGRQNGYDLALTAAVSERLTIPVIASGGVGTLEHLYDGLVKGKADAVLAASIFHYRTHTIQQAKAYLRERGVPVRLGVVPQEQA
- the hisA gene encoding 1-(5-phosphoribosyl)-5-[(5-phosphoribosylamino)methylideneamino]imidazole-4-carboxamide isomerase, translated to MRVIPAIDLKDGRCVRLRQGDMAAETVYSEDVPSVARRWQEQGADLIHVVDLNGAVDGEPKNLSQIQAVMKTVSVKVQVGGGIRTIETVRTYLQAGVARVVLGTAALTDRAFLAQACREFPRRILLGLDARDGKVAVKGWTTVSETRAIDLLKELAAHELGAVIYTDIARDGMLSGPNLAALREVVESSSLPVIASGGITRVEDLQAVQALGPRVEGAIVGKALYDGKLDYAAAVAAIRNR
- the hisH gene encoding imidazole glycerol phosphate synthase subunit HisH encodes the protein MIAIIDYGMGNLRSVFKAFEAVGHQAVVTREPRAIANASHVVLPGVGAFGDCMANLERYELITPIQVAIQSGKPFLGICLGLQLLFTESEEFGTHKGLGLIPGRVKKFSLDPSLKVPHMGWNEIQVVRPAPPLVGIAPGSYYYFVHSYYVEPVDSTIIATVTEYGKPFVSAVWKDNVVACQFHPEKSQAVGLQLIKNFGAWT